The nucleotide sequence ACCATGAACCACAAGTAACATTTGTACGATGCACCATGAGTACTGAGCACCAATGCACCATTGTAGCAAGAATCATTTTCCAGAGTTCCTCGTCGTGAGACGAGGAACTTTTTTTGTTGGAATCAGGAAATTATTTGCTCAAAGGGTTGATTTATTTGCCGAATAATATTAATATTATTCTCAACATATTCTAAGGAGTTTTTAATCATGATAGCAGCCATGACAACTCAATTGAATATCAGCAATCCAGAGTTTTGGTTTTTTTCAGAATGGTGATCTGAACGAACCAGGAAACTTTGTTGTGAAATGGTCCGTACAGATTGTAACCATGATTGTGCGGGCACTCTCCTATAAAATGAGAACCCTCGCATTCCAGGAACTTTTGCGAGGGTTTTATTTTTGGACTACATAATTTGAGTTGGTTGCTAGAATATGGGGGCGTTTGTTACAGGGGTCAATTATTTGGTGATGAGTTGAACTGAGGGGCAATTCGCCAGGTGAGTAAGTAGGGAGCGATGCAGATGAAGTTACATACATTAGGACCGGAAACGACTGATAGTTATAAGGCCGCTATGTATTTGCGGGAGATGTACTTGGATTTAGAGGATGCGGAGTTGGTGCTTCATGACTCTTTTGACGATATTTATCGTAAACTGGATGACGAACAGGGAGATTTGTTTTTAGTTCCGGTGGCTTATCGAAGTGCGCAATCTAATGGTAACTGGGCGGATAATAATTTAAAATATTGGGATACATTGAAGATTATGGACGTTTTTAAGCTACCAATTATGCCTTTAGTTTTGGTTAGAAATCCAGATGGCAAGGATGGTGAGGCAGTCCTACATCCATCGACTAAGGAATTGATAAAGGAATATAGTCTTAATCAGGGGCGCAAGTTGCATTTGGAATTTGTGGATAGTAAGGCTGAGGCACTAAGAAAATTTGAATCAGATAAGTATGAATTTTCAATTGTGACTAAGGATGTTTATCAAAGCAACTGTGCTGACCGACAAGATGAAGTTTTGGCTGAATACGAGCCGAATATGGTTTGGTGTTTATATCGAATCGGAATTCAGCAAAAAGCTGTATAGAAAAGGGACGCGAATTTCGCGTCCCTTTTCTATACTATTTGCTTAAGTCAACGGACATGTTAACAAAGTACAAGATCACCGCACCGATTCCCATAGTGACAAACTCGCCAATTCCGGTAGTTAAGTATGAACTCCAGAAGGTAGGCCAAAATGCGCTACTACCAAAGAATGCGATTTCAAAGGCAATGATGAACATGTAAAAAGTTCCGATTAATACTGATATGACCAGTTTTAAAGGCAAACTGCTCATTTTCTTAGTTACAAAGTGGATCGTAACTAATGTGATAAATGTTTCGAAAGTTCCGAAAATCATATCGACCGGCCCCAAAGAAGACATCATGTTAGAGATAAAGCATCCTAAGGTGATGGCAACGATGTACCGCTTGTTGAAGGGAACTAAGTTGTTAAGCCCTTCGGCGAAACGAAATTGGATGGGGCCAAAACTAAAGGCTGCAAAGACCGTCGTGGTTAACACGATATAGAGTGCAGCGACAACGGCAGCCTTTACGATGTCGATCAGGCTATCGATGCCGAAAAAATTGATCTTAGAATTCATTGCTAAATTCCTTCCTTTATCTATTCAGTTATTGTCTAACCAATTAACTTTACCCCAAAACATTTATGTGGTCAAAATGACATATGATTAGGATTCGAGAATCCAAAGGAAGATAACGAAGATTACTGCCAATGCGTACATCATTGGACTAACTTCCTTACCACGTTTTGCTGCAATCATTGTAATTGGGTAAGTAATAAATCCAAGAGCAATTCCGTCAGCAATACTGTAAGTGAATGGCATTCCTACTAGTGTGATAAATGCTGGTGCAGCGATTTCAAATTGATCCCAATGAACGTTTTTAAGCGCTTGAGCCATTAATACCCCAACGATAATTAATGCTGGAGCGGTAACTTGGCTAGTAATTACACCAAGCATTGGTGAGAAGAAGGCACCAAGGACGAATAAGATTCCAACGACGATGGTGGTAAATCCGGTCCGGCCACCAATAGCAATTCCGGCAGATGATTCAACGAAGGCACCCATTGGTGAAGTTCCTAACACTGAACCCACCAACATGGTTGATGAGTCAGCGACTAGGGCTTTACCAACGTTGGGAATCTTGTTGTTTTTAATAAAACCAGCTTGTTCTGCCAAACCAACCAGGGTACCTGCAGTATCAAAGAAGGTAACCAACAAGAAGGTCAGAACAACAACTACTAACTGAACTGAGTTAATGTCGCCAATGTGAGAAATTGCCACTCCAAATGTTGGTTTAAGGCTAGGCATTGCTGAAACAATTTGGTGAGGCATTGGAATTAAACCAGTAAATAATCCCAGAATTGAGTTAAGAACCATTCCAATAAAGATGGCACCTGGAACTTTCATACTCATTAAAATTAAGGTAACCAGTAGCCCAAAAATCGTTAACCAGGTGGTTCCGGAAAGGTGACCAAGGCCAATAATTGAGTCCTTGTTGGCAGCAACAATTCCACCTTCTGATAAACCAATTAAGGCTATGAATAATCCAATCCCACCACCGATAGCTGATTTTAAATCAGCGGGGATGGCATCGATGATTCGTTCACGAACTTTAGTTGCAGTTAAAATAACGAAGATCAATGAAGCGGCGAAAACGCCAGCGAGGGCAGTTTCCCAAGGAACCTTCATTCCAATACAAACAGAGTATGCAAAGAATGCGTTTTGGCCCAAACTAGCAGAAATTGCAATTGGGTAATTAGCAAGAACACCCATTACAAAACAGCCAAATGCTGAGGCTAATGCGGTTGCTGTGAAGACAGCACCCTTATCGATTCCTGATGCACCCAAGATGTTTGGGTTAACAAACAAAATGTACACCATGGAAACGAATGTGGTGATTCCGGCTAATGTTTCGGTTTTGAAATTAGTGTGGCGATTTTCAAAGTCGAAGAACTTACTAATTGATGACATTGAAGACAGCTCCTTTAATATAGTTCGGATAATAGCTAAAACAAGAACGTATATATATTACCATTATCCGATTGTTCGTTCAATAACCGAATTATTTACCAAGTTTTTGGATTAACGTGGCACTTTCTACAAATAAAAACCTTAACGTTGATTTTCATCAATGTTAAGGTTCAGAGGTGCTTTAATTAAAACTCTTAAATGCATTGTCGATGGAATTATATTCTTCGTCAGATAAACTAACTGCTAACGATT is from Lentilactobacillus curieae and encodes:
- a CDS encoding NCS2 family permease produces the protein MSSISKFFDFENRHTNFKTETLAGITTFVSMVYILFVNPNILGASGIDKGAVFTATALASAFGCFVMGVLANYPIAISASLGQNAFFAYSVCIGMKVPWETALAGVFAASLIFVILTATKVRERIIDAIPADLKSAIGGGIGLFIALIGLSEGGIVAANKDSIIGLGHLSGTTWLTIFGLLVTLILMSMKVPGAIFIGMVLNSILGLFTGLIPMPHQIVSAMPSLKPTFGVAISHIGDINSVQLVVVVLTFLLVTFFDTAGTLVGLAEQAGFIKNNKIPNVGKALVADSSTMLVGSVLGTSPMGAFVESSAGIAIGGRTGFTTIVVGILFVLGAFFSPMLGVITSQVTAPALIIVGVLMAQALKNVHWDQFEIAAPAFITLVGMPFTYSIADGIALGFITYPITMIAAKRGKEVSPMMYALAVIFVIFLWILES
- a CDS encoding QueT transporter family protein, giving the protein MNSKINFFGIDSLIDIVKAAVVAALYIVLTTTVFAAFSFGPIQFRFAEGLNNLVPFNKRYIVAITLGCFISNMMSSLGPVDMIFGTFETFITLVTIHFVTKKMSSLPLKLVISVLIGTFYMFIIAFEIAFFGSSAFWPTFWSSYLTTGIGEFVTMGIGAVILYFVNMSVDLSK